A single region of the Halorussus salinus genome encodes:
- a CDS encoding rubrerythrin-like domain-containing protein, whose product MVRTDSYRPGTATYECNDCLERVRSSDFPGPCPECDGEMRNIAVPRE is encoded by the coding sequence ATGGTTCGGACTGATTCCTACCGACCGGGGACCGCGACCTACGAGTGCAACGACTGTCTGGAACGCGTGCGGTCGAGCGACTTTCCGGGACCGTGCCCAGAGTGTGACGGTGAGATGCGGAACATCGCCGTCCCGCGGGAGTGA